The DNA sequence ACCGGCACACTTACACAAACTTGCACGTGGGGCTATTCCAGACACACCTCGCTTACACCCGCTTGAAAGACTCCTGTGTCCCCGGCCGGTATCGCGGCTGGGTTTCGACAGCCAAGGAGACTCATCATGCCTACCCTTCCCTCGAACGCCCTGAAAGCGCTGCCCCTCAATCTCGATCGTGCCGGAGCGTGGCTCGCGCCATTAGGCCTTCGGCTGTTCCTGGCCTGGGAGTTTTTTGAATCCGGCCTGGAAAAATGGCAGGGCGAAAACTGGTTCGCCGAGATCCAGTCCGCCTTCCCCTTTCCCTTCAACCACGTACCGGCCAACTGGAACTGGGAACTGTCGATGTGGGCCGAGCTGGTCTGCGCCATCGCCCTGCTGATCGGCCTGGGGACGCGCGTTTCGGCACTCGTGCTGATCGTCGTTACCCTGGTCGCCACCGCCGCCGTGCACTGGCCGGCGGATTGGTCAACCTTGAGCGAACTGGCCCAAGGCTATGCGATTACCAACAAGGGTCATGGCAACTTCAAGCTGCCGTTGATTTATCTGGTGGCGTTGATGCCGTTGCTGTTGCAGGGGCCGGGGAAGTTGAGTGTGGATGCATTATTTGCAAAACCAGGATCCTGCGTTACAAAAGCCTAGACCCATCGATGTGGGAGCTTGCTCCCACATCGGCTTGAAGTGACCTGCCCCCCGCGCGGCTCAACGTGTTCGCGAAAAATTCGAAACCTTGGGTCCCGTGCCGAGGTCCAGTCCTGTATGAGCCAAAGCGCTGCACGCCGCCCGACGGCGCTGCAGGCCATCTACATGAGGGACAGGCATGAGCATGACCGTCGGTGATTTTCTGGTTGAACGTCTTTACCAATGGGGGGTTCGCCGCATTTACGGCTATCCTGGCGATGGAATCAACGGCGTCTTTGGCGCCTTGAACCGCGCCGATGGGAAAATCCGCTTCATCCAGGCGCGTCATGAAGAGATGGCTGCATTCATGGCCTGCGCCCATGCCAAGTTCACCGGTGAGCTGGGCGTATGCATCGCCACCTCAGGGCCGGGGGCCTCGCACCTGATCACCGGTCTCTACGACGCCCGGATGGACCACATGCCCGTGCTCGCCATCAGCGGCCAACAGGCCCGCACCGCCCTGGGCGGACACTACCAACAGGAACTCGACTTGGTCAGCCTGTTCAAGGACGTCGCCGGGGCATTCGTCCAACAAGCCAGTGCGCCCTCCCAGGTGCGCCATCTGCTCGACCGCGCCGTACGTACAGCCGTGGGTGAACGGCGGGTCACGGCGTTGATCCTGCCCAATGACCTGCAGGAAATGGAATACACCGAACCACCGCACAAGCATGGAACGGTTCACTCCGGCGTAGGCTATCGCAAACCCAAAATCGTGCCCTATGAAGAGGACCTGCGCAAAGCCGCCGACATCCTGAACGCCGGCAAGAAAGTAGCCATCCTGGTCGGCGCCGGCGCTTTGCAGGCGACAGACGAAGTGATTGCCCTTGCCGAGAAACTCGGTGCGGGCGTGGCCAAGGCCTTGCTCGGCAAGGCTGTCGTACCAGATGACTTGCCCTGGGTGACCGGCTCCATCGGCCTGCTGGGCACCGAGCCCAGCGACAATCTGATGGCCGGTTGCGACACGTTGCTGATGATCGGCTCCGGCTTCCCCTATGCCGAGTTCCTGCCGCCCGAAGGCCAGGCTCGGGGTGTGCAGATCGATATCCAACCGGACATGCTCAGCCTGCGTTACCCGATGGAGGTCAATCTGCAGGGCGACAGCGTCGATACTCTACGAGCGTTATTGCCCCTGATCGAGGAAAAGACCGATCGCGCCTGGCGCAAGAAAATCGAGCACTGGCGGGCAGACTGGGACAAGACCCTGGAAAAGCGCGCCTTGATGTCAGCCAAGCCGATCAACCCGCAGCGGGTGACGTTCGAGCTGTCGCCGCGATTGCCGGACCGCGCCATCATCACCTGCGATTCCGGCTCATGTGCCAATTGGTACGCCCGGGACATCAAGATCCGAAGCGGCATGATGTGTTCGCTGTCCGGCGGCCTGGCATCAATGGGGGCCGCCGTGCCCTACGCCATCGCCGCGAAGTTCTGCCATCCAGAGCGGCCAGTGATCGCCCTGGTCGGTGATGGCGCCATGCAGATGAACAACATGGCCGAACTGATTACCGTGGCCAAGTATTGGCAAACCTGGGCCAACGGAACCTGGATCTGTGCGGTGTTCAATAATCAGGACCTGAACCAGGTGACCTGGGAACAGCGGGTGATGGAAGGCGATCCGAAATTCGAGGCCTCCCAGAACATCCCGGACGTGCCTTACCACCGGTTCGCCGAATCCATTGGCTTGAAGGGCATCCTGGTGGAACATGAAGACAACGTGGCGGCTGCCTGGGAAGAAGCGCTCGCGGCAGACCGCCCGGTGCTGATCGAATTCCGGACCGATCCAGACGTGCCCCCGCTGCCGCCGCACATCAAACTGGAACAGGCGAAAAAATTTGCCTCGACCTTGCTCCAGGGCGATCCGAACCAGCGCGGCATTGTGGTGGAGACGGCGAAGCAGGTCTTGGGGGCCCTGCTACCGGGGCATCGCAAAGACAAAGAGTGACACCGAGGCGTAGTGCCAGAGGTGAAGCTATTTTGCGCTCACCGGTTTGCGAACCTGAAGCAAGCCAAGCAAACCTCTACGGGTGGCTCGGTTGACGGCACTCACCAGTGCCTTCAAGGAGGCCAACAGGATGCTGTGATCGCGCGCGGCGCCAAAAATGAACTGGTTGTCCAAGCGGATCTCGACATAGGCAATCGCTTCGGATCGGGCGCCGTCGCGGGTCGCATGCTCGTGGTAATCGGCAATGTCCAGGCTGATGCCACAGGCAGCCAGCGCATCGACCATCGCCGCTAACGGGCCATTACCCTCGCCGGCCATGCGCACCGGGCCCAGCGGCCCTTCCAGGAGCGCATCGAGGTAGGTGGTCTCGCCCTCGCTGACCACTTGAGGCTTGCCCAACCGGTAAGGCGTGCCCTCGGTGAGGTACTGCTCGGTGAAGCACTCCAGGATCATCTCGCTGGTAATCTCCCGGCCCGACTCGTCAGCCACCTGCTGGACCACGCCGCTGAACTCCATTTGCAGGCGCCGTGGCAGGACAATGCCGTATTGCTCCAGCAGATAGGCCACGCCGCCCTTGCCGGACTGGCTGTTGACGCGGATGACCGCCTCATAGCTGCGCCCCATGTCCGCCGGGTCAATGGGCAAGTAAGGGACTTCCCAGAATCCGCCTGGTTTGGCATTTCGGGCAGCCAAGCCTTTCTTGATTGCATCCTGATGCGAACCGGAGAACGCCGTGAACACCAGCTCGCCGGCATAGGGATGACGCGGATGGGTCGGCAATTGGTTGCAGTACTCGACCTCACGCTGCACATGGACGATGTCCGAAAAGTCCAACCGTGGGGAAACCCCGCTGGTGTAGAGGTTCATCGCCAACGTGAGGATATCGACGTTGCCGGTGCGCTCACCGTTGCCAAACAGCGTCCCCTCCACCCGTTGGGCGCCCGCCAGGCAAGCCTGCTCGGCCGTGGCAACGCCGGTGCCGCGATCGTTGTGTGGGTGGACGCTGATGATCACACTGTCCATGCGACTGAAATGACGGCAGAACCATTCGATCTGATCGGCAAACACATTGGCGGTGGACACCTCCACCGTCGTCGGCAAATTGAGGATCATTTTATTCTGCGGGGTCGGTTCGAATTGTGCGGCGACGGCCTCACAAATCTCCAGGCCAAAATCCGGTTCGGTAAAGCAGAAGGTTTCCGGGGAATACTGGAACGTCCATTCGGTCTGCGGATACCGCTGCATCAACGCCTTGATTTCCCGCGTTGCATCGGTGGCAATCTTGATGCAACCGGCTTTATCGACCCCGAACACCACTTCGCGAAACACCGGCGCAGTGGCGTTGTAGACATGAACGATGGCACGCGGAACGCCCTTCAACGCTTCAAAGGTCCGCTCGATCAAATGCGTACGCGCCTGGGTCATGACCTGGATGGTCACATCCGGAGGGATCCCGTTGCTTTCGATCAGTTCACGAACGTAGTCGAAATCGGTCTGCGACGCTGCGGGAAATCCCACCTCGATCTCCTTGAAACCGGTCTTGACCAGCAGCTCGAAGAACCGGCGCTTGCGCTCGGCGTTCATGGGCTCGATCAGCGCCTGGTTGCCGTCGCGCATGTCGACGCTGCACCAGGTGGGCGCCTGGCGCTGAACCATGGACGGCCATTGCCGATCAGGCAACTCTACCGTCGTGAAAGAACGGTATTTGACAGAGGGGTCGCTGAGCATCATGCATTCGTCTCCTGGAAAAGTTCGTTGGGCATTGGACCGCCTCGCAGGTTGCGAATAAACATTGGATCCAATGACTGAATTCTAGAGGGAGACGCATGCTTAAGGATTGCCAATAATGTCTAAAAAAAGGCGTCAATAGCCTGCTACAAGTCGATTTTCTTAATTTTTAGCAATATTCAATCAATAATCCAATTTCATCAGCAACGGAAAAAGAAAACCCCTGCCCTGCGCACCATTATCGATCACGACTAAGTTAATCAGCCTCCCAGCCGATACAGAACATGTGCGGGTGATATCGCTTTTTAGCTGACGACTTATTTATGACTGAAGATGCTGGCCACAACTCCTCCGTTTTCCCTCCGGGTTCGCCTACCCGAAGTTTCACCCGTCGCACGTTCCCGGCCATCATGTTCCTGCTGTTTGTCATGTCCGCCCTGGCTATCGCGGTGTTGCTCAACATTACCGGGGCCCAGGACCAGCGCGCCCGTGAACAGAGCCTGTTTTTTGCCCAGCGGGCCATTGACGGTATCCGCACCGGTATCGCGCGGGACCTGAGCGATTATTCCAAGTGGAGCGACGCCTACCGGCACCTTCATGTGGTGGTCGATAAAGACTGGGCCTACGAGCAGGAAAATGTCGGCAGTAGCGTTTTCAGCCTTTACGGCTACCAGGCCGTCTTTGTCATATCCCCGACAGGTAAAACCGTCTATTCGGTGATCGATGGCCAGATGAGCGAGGTCGATGCCGACACCTGGCTGGCTGGTAACCTGCGCGCGTTGGGAAAGCAAGCCAGCACGCCAGAGAAGCGTGATGAAGTCGTCGTAGAGCTGCTGCACCACGAGGGCATGCCGGCGTTCGTCGCCGCTTCCGCGATCACTACCGGCACCGACACCAGCGTGCCTGAGATTCCGGGTCCACCCAGTCTGCTGTTGTTCGTGAAAGTGCTCGATAGCACCGCCCTGCAAAACCTGGCGCGGGACTTCGCCCTGCCGGATGCCCATGTTTCCAGCACAACGGGCCAGGCCGGGATGGCCCAACTGGCGCTTGACGATCAGGCCCAGGAAGCGCTGGCCTGGAAGCCGCCAACCCCCGGCCAGGACCTGCGCAAGATATTGCTGCCCTTGTTGGCCCTGGCGCTGCTCTTTCTCGGGATCCTGGCACTGGCGGTGTTGCGCCATGCGCTGGCGATGCTCCGAGCCCAGGAAGGCCAATACACCAGCCTTCTGGCTCACCGCAGGGCGTTGGAGCGCAGTGAAGAGCGTTTCCGAGACATTGCCGAAGTGTCGTCCGACTGGCTGTGGGAGATCGATTCCACCGGAACGCTGACCTACCTGTCCGATCGTTTTGAACAAGTGACCGGGTTCAGTCCCACGGAGTGGCTGGGCAAACCCCTTCACCGGCTGCTGCACCCCCACGGCGGGTCGATTTCGATTGCCCAATGGTTGCTTGGCGGCGCCAACAGTGCCTCTTCCGCTCCGCTGCTATGCGAATACACCGCACGTAACCAACGCATACGCACCTGCAAGTTGTCGGTACGGGCCATCGAGGCCGGCACCTTGGGGTTTCGCGGCACCGCTACCGATATCACCGACGAGCTGCGGGCGTTGGCCCAGATCAAACATCTTTCCCTGCACGATCCGCTGACCGGGTTGGCCAACCGAAACCGCTTGTTCGATTGCTTGCGCGAGCATCTGGATCGATCTGGCGGCACATCGCTAGCGGTATTGAACCTGGACATGGATCGCTTCAAGCCGGTCAACGACTCCCTGGGCCATGCCGTGGGGGACAAAGTGCTCAGGGAAGTGGCGCATATCCTCCAGCAAAACGTGCGCGGAACCGACCTGGTGGCCCGTCTGGGCGGCGACGAGTTTGTCATCGTCATGCCCGACCCTGGCGATGCGCACGACCTCGATCAACTCTGTGAGCGCTTGATCGATTGCATGCAACGCCCCATGCACCTGGACGGCAATACGCTGTACCTGGGCGTCAGCATCGGCGTTGCCTGGGCGCAGCCCGGGGTCGAACACGCCGATGAACTGTTGCGCCACGCCGACATCGCCTTGTATGCGGCCAAGGCCGGGGGCCGCAACACCTGGCGCGTGTATGTGGAGGCCATGGGCAATGTGGCCCGCGACCGTCGACGATACGAGCAGCAATTGCGCCAGGCGATGCACGAGGATCAATTGGAATTGCGTTACTTGCCGCGCTTCAACGTCAGCGCCGAGCAACTGCATGGTTTTGAAGCCCAGACCTTTTGGCACCATCCCGAGAAAGGCGAACTGGGTGGGTCCGACTTCATCCCGGTCGCCGAAGCGTCGGGCCAGTTGGAAGAACTGGGGGACTGGATGTTGATCAACGTCTGTGAAGAAGCGGCGACCTGGCCGACTGCCGTCAGCGTGTCCATCGCGGTTTCGCCCAAGTGGTTCAACAGTAGCTTTCTGTTCAACCAGGTGCAAACGGCCCTTGAGGCGAGCGGTTTGGAGCCTCATCGGCTGACCCTGGAAGTGGCCGAAGGGGTTCTGTTGGCCGACCATAAGAGCGTTGCCAGTACCCTTCATGCCCTGAAAGGTCTCGGCGTGCGGATCAACATCGACAAGTTCGGCACCAGCATTGCCTCCCTTCGCGAGGTATTGAACCAGCCGTTCGATGGGATCCGTTTCGATCGCAATATCTTGGCCCAACTGGGCTTGGAGCATGACCAGGAAGGCGTCCTGGCGATGATCCGGCTGAGCCGCAGCGTTGGGCTCATGGTCACCGCCGAAGGCATCGAGAACGCCCGGCAATTCAGCCAACTGCGCAGCGTGGCCTGCGACCATGTGCAAGGCCCCTACTTCGGCTCTGCATTGGCTCGTTCGGAAATGGCTTCGTTCTTTACGACTCCGCGGTGGCTGTAGCGCAAGCTGCGCAATGTGGGAGCGAGCTTGCTCGCGATAGCGGTGGTTCAGCTACACAGATACTGGACATGCCCCCAACGCTTCAATGACTCATCGGCGACATCGCCGTCGCCTGCCCCAGCACCTTCTGATCGATCTCTTCCAGACGCAGCACCCGCCCCCCAGTGTCCCTGGCAAGTTTTTCCGCCGCCTGGGGATCGGAAAACGAGGCCAATACAACGCCCATGGCACCCTTGAGCCCGGAGCCGATCACAAAATAGGCGGTCCTGGCATCGATCAGGTGAGCATCATCGGGCGTATTCCACTGACTGCGCCCCATGTCATGGACGTACAGCTTCACCTCAGCCCGTTGGTTTTCCGGCTGCAACCACCAGCCCAGCATTTCCGCCGGCGAACAGAACTTCTTGACGTCACCGGCCCCCACCGCAGCGCCCTTGGGCCCGGGAAAGTCGTTGATGACCATGCCGCATACGTGGCACTCATCACTGGGGTGAAACGCCAGCGACGCTTCAACGGCCGGTGGCGAGGAGGCCTTGTCACACGCCACCAGCGCCAGGCACACCAACATCCCGGCCAAGA is a window from the Pseudomonas brassicacearum genome containing:
- a CDS encoding nitrous oxide reductase accessory protein NosL — its product is MNRLYFKASRLLAGMLVCLALVACDKASSPPAVEASLAFHPSDECHVCGMVINDFPGPKGAAVGAGDVKKFCSPAEMLGWWLQPENQRAEVKLYVHDMGRSQWNTPDDAHLIDARTAYFVIGSGLKGAMGVVLASFSDPQAAEKLARDTGGRVLRLEEIDQKVLGQATAMSPMSH
- the leuA gene encoding 2-isopropylmalate synthase, whose protein sequence is MMLSDPSVKYRSFTTVELPDRQWPSMVQRQAPTWCSVDMRDGNQALIEPMNAERKRRFFELLVKTGFKEIEVGFPAASQTDFDYVRELIESNGIPPDVTIQVMTQARTHLIERTFEALKGVPRAIVHVYNATAPVFREVVFGVDKAGCIKIATDATREIKALMQRYPQTEWTFQYSPETFCFTEPDFGLEICEAVAAQFEPTPQNKMILNLPTTVEVSTANVFADQIEWFCRHFSRMDSVIISVHPHNDRGTGVATAEQACLAGAQRVEGTLFGNGERTGNVDILTLAMNLYTSGVSPRLDFSDIVHVQREVEYCNQLPTHPRHPYAGELVFTAFSGSHQDAIKKGLAARNAKPGGFWEVPYLPIDPADMGRSYEAVIRVNSQSGKGGVAYLLEQYGIVLPRRLQMEFSGVVQQVADESGREITSEMILECFTEQYLTEGTPYRLGKPQVVSEGETTYLDALLEGPLGPVRMAGEGNGPLAAMVDALAACGISLDIADYHEHATRDGARSEAIAYVEIRLDNQFIFGAARDHSILLASLKALVSAVNRATRRGLLGLLQVRKPVSAK
- a CDS encoding EAL domain-containing protein gives rise to the protein MTEDAGHNSSVFPPGSPTRSFTRRTFPAIMFLLFVMSALAIAVLLNITGAQDQRAREQSLFFAQRAIDGIRTGIARDLSDYSKWSDAYRHLHVVVDKDWAYEQENVGSSVFSLYGYQAVFVISPTGKTVYSVIDGQMSEVDADTWLAGNLRALGKQASTPEKRDEVVVELLHHEGMPAFVAASAITTGTDTSVPEIPGPPSLLLFVKVLDSTALQNLARDFALPDAHVSSTTGQAGMAQLALDDQAQEALAWKPPTPGQDLRKILLPLLALALLFLGILALAVLRHALAMLRAQEGQYTSLLAHRRALERSEERFRDIAEVSSDWLWEIDSTGTLTYLSDRFEQVTGFSPTEWLGKPLHRLLHPHGGSISIAQWLLGGANSASSAPLLCEYTARNQRIRTCKLSVRAIEAGTLGFRGTATDITDELRALAQIKHLSLHDPLTGLANRNRLFDCLREHLDRSGGTSLAVLNLDMDRFKPVNDSLGHAVGDKVLREVAHILQQNVRGTDLVARLGGDEFVIVMPDPGDAHDLDQLCERLIDCMQRPMHLDGNTLYLGVSIGVAWAQPGVEHADELLRHADIALYAAKAGGRNTWRVYVEAMGNVARDRRRYEQQLRQAMHEDQLELRYLPRFNVSAEQLHGFEAQTFWHHPEKGELGGSDFIPVAEASGQLEELGDWMLINVCEEAATWPTAVSVSIAVSPKWFNSSFLFNQVQTALEASGLEPHRLTLEVAEGVLLADHKSVASTLHALKGLGVRINIDKFGTSIASLREVLNQPFDGIRFDRNILAQLGLEHDQEGVLAMIRLSRSVGLMVTAEGIENARQFSQLRSVACDHVQGPYFGSALARSEMASFFTTPRWL
- a CDS encoding DoxX family protein; the protein is MPTLPSNALKALPLNLDRAGAWLAPLGLRLFLAWEFFESGLEKWQGENWFAEIQSAFPFPFNHVPANWNWELSMWAELVCAIALLIGLGTRVSALVLIVVTLVATAAVHWPADWSTLSELAQGYAITNKGHGNFKLPLIYLVALMPLLLQGPGKLSVDALFAKPGSCVTKA
- a CDS encoding thiamine pyrophosphate-requiring protein; protein product: MSMTVGDFLVERLYQWGVRRIYGYPGDGINGVFGALNRADGKIRFIQARHEEMAAFMACAHAKFTGELGVCIATSGPGASHLITGLYDARMDHMPVLAISGQQARTALGGHYQQELDLVSLFKDVAGAFVQQASAPSQVRHLLDRAVRTAVGERRVTALILPNDLQEMEYTEPPHKHGTVHSGVGYRKPKIVPYEEDLRKAADILNAGKKVAILVGAGALQATDEVIALAEKLGAGVAKALLGKAVVPDDLPWVTGSIGLLGTEPSDNLMAGCDTLLMIGSGFPYAEFLPPEGQARGVQIDIQPDMLSLRYPMEVNLQGDSVDTLRALLPLIEEKTDRAWRKKIEHWRADWDKTLEKRALMSAKPINPQRVTFELSPRLPDRAIITCDSGSCANWYARDIKIRSGMMCSLSGGLASMGAAVPYAIAAKFCHPERPVIALVGDGAMQMNNMAELITVAKYWQTWANGTWICAVFNNQDLNQVTWEQRVMEGDPKFEASQNIPDVPYHRFAESIGLKGILVEHEDNVAAAWEEALAADRPVLIEFRTDPDVPPLPPHIKLEQAKKFASTLLQGDPNQRGIVVETAKQVLGALLPGHRKDKE